TATGACCATTCCAGAGGCATGTCAATTAGTGCTTGAGGCTGGTGCAATGGGTAATGGAGGTGAAATTTATATATTTGATATGGGTAAACCAGTTCGAATTATTGATTTGGCTAGAAAAATGATAAAACTAGCAGGATTTATTCCAGAAAAAGAAATCAAGATTCAAATTGTTGGACTAAGACCCGGAGAAAAACTTTTTGAAGAATTATTAAATGATACATCAAAAACGCTACCAACGTATCATAACAAAATCATGATTGCTGAAGAAATTCAAGATGAATATGAAACGCTACATGTTGAAATCGATGAGTTAATAGGAATCTCTAAATTTTTTGATAACGATGATATTGTTTCCAAAATGAAAAAAATAGTACCAGAGTTTAAAAGTATGAACTCTAGTTTTGAAATTCTTGATAAATAATCTTTAATCCAAAGTTTATTTATGTTTAAATGTAAAGGTGTTTTTTTGAATAAAAACACCTTTTTTTGTTTCTATGAAAATGGAAAGATGCAGTAAAAATGTATGATTGTATCTAATTATTATTTTGTTGTGAAAATATTCCATAATTTAGGTTTGTAAAAAGATTATTAGTTACTCGCTTTTAATTCTGAATTTTAAAGCTATTCATGAACAAATCAAAAGATATTTCGGCTCCTTGGTTGTTTGAAATAACACCTAAGAATAATTTTTTTTCGCTACATATAAAAGAGGTTTGGCAATACCGTGACTTGTTATTTCTTTTTGTTAAAAGAGATATCGTAACAGTTTATAAACAAACAGTTTTAGGACCGCTTTGGTATTTAATTCAGCCTTTACTTACGGCGGTAATATTTACGATACTATTTAACAATATTGCTGGAATCGATACTGGTTCTGTGCCTCCTTTTTTATTCAACCTTGCAGGAATTACTGTTTGGAACTACTTCACAGCTTGTCTTGTAGCAACCTCTGACACTTTTAGAGCTAATGCTGCAATCTTTGGGAAAGTTTATTTCCCAAGAATAATTACCCCTTTATCTATCGTAATTTCAAATTTGATCAAATTTGGAATTCAGTTTTTGATTTTTATCGCTTCCTATATTTACTATTATTCTCAAGGAGCTGTTATTAGTTTAAATGCTACAGCAGTTTTTTTTCCTCTATTAGTTATTTTAATGGGGATCCTTGCGTTAGGTTTAGGAATGTTGATTTCTTCGCTCGTTACTAAGTATAGAGATTTTAGTAATTTAATTAATTTTGGAGTACAACTACTAATGTATGTATCTGCAGTTGTATATCCAATGGCATTAATTAAAGATAAATTACCCAATTACGGGTGGTTGGTGCAATACAATCCGTTAGCTTATATAATTGAGACATCTAGATATATGCTTTTGAATATAGGCGATATTTCTTTCTATGGTCTTCTTTACACTTTTACTATAACAGTCATTATTTTTTTTTCAGGATTATTAGTCTTCAATAAAACAGAAAAAAGTTTTATTGATACGGTATAGTCTACGATATAATTTATAGGAATCGGTACTATTTGGTTTGTAATAATTTTTAATAAAATGAATACAGATATTATATTAAAGGTTGAAAATATTTCTAAACAATATCGTTTAGGACAAGTGGGTACAGGAACTTTGCGCCATGATTTAAATCGATGGTGGCATCGCATACGCGGAAAAGAAAATCCATATTTAAAAATTGGGGAAACAAATGATCGTAGTACAAAAGGTGCTAGTGATTATGTTTGGGCTTTGCAAGATATTAATTTTGAAGTGCAACGTGGGGAAGTTCTAGGGATAATAGGGAAAAATGGAGCAGGGAAATCTACATTACTAAAAATTTTATCTAAGGTTACAGCACCAACTATGGGGAGTATTAAGTCTCGTGGACGTATTGCATCTTTACTTGAAGTTGGTACAGGATTTAATCCCGAACTTACAGGGAGAGAAAATATTTATCTCAACGGCGCTATTTTAGGAATGACCAAAAAAGAAATTACATCTAAGCTAGATGAAATTATTGATTTCTCTGGATGTGAACGTTATATAGATACACCGGTTAAAAGATATAGTAGTGGCATGACTGTTCGGTTAGCTTTTGCAGTTGCCGCTTTCTTAGAGCCTGAAATATTGGTTGTAGATGAGGTTTTGGCTGTTGGTGATGCTGAATTTCAAAAGAAAGCAATTGGTAAAATGCAAGCTATTTCAAGAGGGGAAGGTCGTACCGTTTTATTTGTGAGTCATAATATGGCCGCTGTTAAAAGTTTGTGTACTAAAGCAATTGTATTGGAACAGGGCAAAGTGGCTTTCGAAGGAGAGGTATTAACCGCAATAGAGAAATACTTATCTAATAAAAAGAACATTTTGAATGTAAATATTAAAGAAAGAAAAGATAGGATTGGGAGAGGCCGAATTAAAATTTCAGAGGTAACTATTCTTAATACTATTAAGGTGATGACAGGAGATACACTTTCAGTTCAAATCGAGTATAGTAATATTGAGGAAGAAATAGAAATTAATGAATTTGGAGTGAGTATTTGGAATGCTAGAGAGGATAAAATAATAAGCATTTCTTCTACTTTTAAAAATCAATTAAAAGATATCTCAAATAAAGGTAAAGTAATTTGTGAGATGCCGAATCTTCCGTTAGTAAAAGGCAGTTATGTTATTAATTGCTTTGTCAGTTCAATTTTTGGATTAGAAGATTATATTCTTGATGTATTAAGTTTTGATGTAGAGGATAATGATATTTATGGAAACGGGAAGACAGTAAATCCAGAATGGGGAATGATTGCAGTTGAACATAATTGGATTCAATAATTATACATTATGATACAAGAAAAAAAAGCGTTAGAACAATGGCACGAAACTGAAGATCCTTGGGGCTATAATGAAAATAAAGATGATATATTAAGAAAAGAAATTTTGCTTGCTGAGATTCCAGACAAAAAGTATAAAAGAGTATTAGACATCGGATGTGGACAAGGATTTATTACTAAAGATTTACCTGGTGAGGAGGTATATGGAATTGATATATCTCAAGCGGCAATAGATTTTGCAAACAAAATGGGGAGATCCAATTTAATTTTTAAACAAGGGTCAATATATGATATTGATAAATTATTTGATTTCAAGTTTGATTTGATAATCATAACAGGAGTTCTTTATCCTCAATATATAGGGAAATCTTCTAGTTTAATTTATTTACTAATTGATAAAATACTAGAAAATAAAGGTGTTCTTGTATCTGTGCACATAAATGATTGGTATAATGCTCAATTTCCGTACTTAAAAACGAAACAACTTTTTTATAATTATAGAAAATATACTCATAACCTAGAAACATACTCGAAATGATTTTAATGTATCATAAAATACATCCTAGTAGTCCATCAATGTGGTGGGTAACAGTAAATGATTTTTACAGGCAGCTGTCTGAAATATCAAGTAAAGAGGTTGTGTATTTACAGGACTATGATTCAAAAAATCCAAATCATGTTGTAATTACTTTTGATGGTATTTATAAAAATGTTCTAGAATATGGGCTACCTATTTTAAAATACTTTGATTATCCATTTGAGTTGTTTTTGACTTCAGATTATATAGGTTTGGATAATGAGTTCGATTCTGTAGAGCCAATTGCTCCATTTGCAAATTATGAAGAATTGCAATTGTTGGTTGCAAATAAAGGAAGATTACAATGGCACACAAAGAGTCACCTTAATTTAAAAAACATTCAGGATTTAGATGTTATAAGTAGAGAACTTACCGTTCCAGAAAAAGTGAAGCAACTAGATGTTAATGGATTTACTTGGTTTGCTTATCCGCATGGC
The nucleotide sequence above comes from Flavobacterium branchiarum. Encoded proteins:
- a CDS encoding ABC transporter permease; the protein is MNKSKDISAPWLFEITPKNNFFSLHIKEVWQYRDLLFLFVKRDIVTVYKQTVLGPLWYLIQPLLTAVIFTILFNNIAGIDTGSVPPFLFNLAGITVWNYFTACLVATSDTFRANAAIFGKVYFPRIITPLSIVISNLIKFGIQFLIFIASYIYYYSQGAVISLNATAVFFPLLVILMGILALGLGMLISSLVTKYRDFSNLINFGVQLLMYVSAVVYPMALIKDKLPNYGWLVQYNPLAYIIETSRYMLLNIGDISFYGLLYTFTITVIIFFSGLLVFNKTEKSFIDTV
- a CDS encoding ABC transporter ATP-binding protein; amino-acid sequence: MNTDIILKVENISKQYRLGQVGTGTLRHDLNRWWHRIRGKENPYLKIGETNDRSTKGASDYVWALQDINFEVQRGEVLGIIGKNGAGKSTLLKILSKVTAPTMGSIKSRGRIASLLEVGTGFNPELTGRENIYLNGAILGMTKKEITSKLDEIIDFSGCERYIDTPVKRYSSGMTVRLAFAVAAFLEPEILVVDEVLAVGDAEFQKKAIGKMQAISRGEGRTVLFVSHNMAAVKSLCTKAIVLEQGKVAFEGEVLTAIEKYLSNKKNILNVNIKERKDRIGRGRIKISEVTILNTIKVMTGDTLSVQIEYSNIEEEIEINEFGVSIWNAREDKIISISSTFKNQLKDISNKGKVICEMPNLPLVKGSYVINCFVSSIFGLEDYILDVLSFDVEDNDIYGNGKTVNPEWGMIAVEHNWIQ
- a CDS encoding class I SAM-dependent methyltransferase translates to MIQEKKALEQWHETEDPWGYNENKDDILRKEILLAEIPDKKYKRVLDIGCGQGFITKDLPGEEVYGIDISQAAIDFANKMGRSNLIFKQGSIYDIDKLFDFKFDLIIITGVLYPQYIGKSSSLIYLLIDKILENKGVLVSVHINDWYNAQFPYLKTKQLFYNYRKYTHNLETYSK